A genomic window from Arthrobacter sp. FW305-BF8 includes:
- a CDS encoding zinc-dependent alcohol dehydrogenase, which translates to MKALTWQGKRSVSVKEVPDPVIKEPTDAIVRITSSAICGSDLHLYEVLGPYMHKDDVLGHEPMGIVEEVGSAVTNLKKGDRVVIPFNISCGHCYMCSQGLQSQCETSQVREKNSGAALFGFSELYGSVPGGQAEYLRVPFADYGPVKVGQELPDERYLFLSDILPTAWQGVKYADAPAGGTLAVFGLGPVGQFASRIGTYLGQRVIGVDPVPERREMAARHGVEVLDYAKGVADELREMTGGRGPDAVVDAVGMEAHGSPVAAFAHQALGLLPDKVAQKAMETAGVDRLAVLHTAIDAVRRGGTLSLSGVYGGTASPMPLLTMFDKQIQLRMGQCNVRRWTDELLPLVEDDADPLGVMDLVTHTAGLADAPELYEKFQKKEDGCIKVVLKP; encoded by the coding sequence CCCACGGATGCGATCGTGAGAATCACGTCGTCCGCGATCTGCGGCTCGGATCTCCACCTGTACGAGGTGCTTGGCCCCTACATGCACAAGGACGATGTGCTGGGCCACGAACCCATGGGCATCGTGGAGGAAGTGGGGAGCGCCGTCACCAACCTGAAAAAGGGCGACCGCGTGGTCATACCCTTCAACATCTCCTGCGGCCACTGTTACATGTGCTCGCAGGGCCTGCAGTCGCAGTGCGAAACCAGCCAGGTCCGGGAAAAGAACTCCGGGGCCGCGCTGTTCGGGTTCTCGGAACTGTACGGCTCAGTCCCCGGCGGGCAGGCGGAGTACCTGCGCGTGCCATTCGCGGACTACGGCCCCGTCAAGGTGGGGCAGGAACTGCCGGACGAACGGTACCTGTTCCTCTCGGACATCCTTCCCACCGCCTGGCAGGGCGTGAAATACGCCGATGCTCCGGCCGGCGGCACCCTGGCGGTCTTCGGGCTGGGCCCAGTGGGGCAGTTCGCCTCCCGCATCGGCACCTACCTGGGCCAGCGCGTGATCGGCGTGGATCCGGTACCGGAACGCCGCGAGATGGCGGCGCGACACGGCGTCGAGGTCCTGGACTATGCGAAGGGCGTGGCTGACGAACTGCGCGAGATGACCGGCGGCAGGGGACCGGACGCGGTGGTGGACGCCGTCGGCATGGAGGCGCACGGCTCGCCGGTGGCAGCCTTCGCGCACCAGGCGCTGGGGCTCCTGCCCGACAAGGTGGCGCAGAAGGCCATGGAAACTGCCGGAGTGGACCGTCTCGCGGTGCTGCACACGGCCATTGACGCGGTCCGCCGCGGCGGCACGCTGTCCCTGAGCGGCGTGTACGGCGGCACGGCCAGCCCCATGCCCTTGCTGACCATGTTCGACAAGCAGATCCAGCTCCGCATGGGCCAGTGCAACGTCCGCCGGTGGACGGACGAGCTGCTCCCGCTGGTGGAGGACGACGCCGATCCGCTGGGCGTGATGGATCTGGTCACCCACACCGCGGGGCTGGCCGACGCGCCAGAGCTGTATGAGAAGTTCCAGAAGAAAGAGGACGGCTGCATCAAGGTGGTCCTCAAGCCCTGA